One stretch of Pararhizobium qamdonense DNA includes these proteins:
- a CDS encoding VOC family protein translates to MAKNTICLWYEKDAEAAAHFYAETFPDSSVGAVIRAPGDYPSGQQGDVLVVEFTVLGVACIGLNGGSAFKHNEAFSFQVATEDQEETDRYWNAIVGHGGRESECGWCKDKWDISWQITPRVLTDAMAAGGDQAKRAFNAMMTMKKIDVAAIEAARRG, encoded by the coding sequence ATGGCAAAGAATACCATCTGCCTATGGTACGAGAAGGATGCTGAAGCCGCCGCCCATTTTTATGCCGAAACATTTCCCGACAGCAGCGTTGGAGCGGTCATCCGTGCACCGGGAGACTATCCGTCGGGTCAGCAGGGAGACGTGCTGGTCGTCGAATTCACCGTTCTCGGCGTTGCCTGTATCGGCCTCAACGGCGGCTCCGCGTTCAAGCACAACGAAGCCTTCTCGTTTCAGGTCGCAACGGAGGATCAGGAGGAGACGGATCGTTATTGGAACGCGATTGTCGGCCATGGTGGCCGCGAGAGCGAATGCGGCTGGTGCAAGGACAAGTGGGACATTTCCTGGCAGATCACGCCGCGCGTGCTGACCGACGCGATGGCGGCGGGGGGCGATCAGGCAAAGCGTGCCTTTAATGCGATGATGACGATGAAGAAGATCGATGTCGCCGCGATCGAGGCGGCCCGCCGCGGCTGA
- a CDS encoding SDR family NAD(P)-dependent oxidoreductase, with translation MTRLTGKTAVVTGAAYGPAARIAVRLATEGAAVIVNDTTDTHAASRLAADIVGLGGRAVGVEGDVSKSQDVKRIFRVTKEIFGRPDIIVNTASLVRVEPSQGEPATNGTFAVNVFGTFLMCQEAARQFAGKGGLILNMSAQAVTAPDVRTPDAEMQSTVRSAIDMLTLGLARDFAERGIRVISIDPADFDAQNLSEPDLSAKSPRRVPALRSLRRARLPGAGTSGATDDIAFIRNDLVASAGWRGW, from the coding sequence ATGACCAGATTGACCGGAAAAACCGCCGTCGTCACCGGCGCTGCCTATGGACCGGCGGCCCGGATCGCCGTCCGCCTTGCAACTGAAGGTGCAGCTGTCATCGTCAACGATACCACGGACACGCATGCCGCCTCCCGCCTTGCCGCCGATATTGTCGGGCTCGGCGGCCGGGCTGTTGGTGTCGAAGGCGATGTCTCCAAATCGCAGGATGTGAAGCGCATCTTCCGGGTGACCAAGGAAATCTTTGGGAGGCCGGATATCATCGTCAACACTGCAAGCCTGGTGCGGGTCGAGCCCAGCCAAGGTGAACCCGCCACCAACGGCACCTTTGCCGTCAATGTCTTCGGTACGTTTCTCATGTGCCAGGAAGCAGCACGCCAGTTTGCCGGCAAGGGCGGCCTGATCCTCAACATGAGCGCCCAGGCTGTCACCGCGCCGGACGTGAGAACCCCGGATGCGGAGATGCAATCCACCGTCCGGAGTGCCATAGACATGCTGACACTCGGCCTTGCCCGCGACTTTGCCGAACGCGGCATCCGCGTGATCTCGATCGATCCTGCGGATTTTGATGCGCAAAACCTCTCCGAGCCCGATCTGTCCGCAAAGAGCCCACGCCGTGTTCCGGCCCTCAGATCGCTGCGCCGTGCCCGTCTGCCGGGCGCCGGCACATCCGGCGCCACCGACGATATCGCCTTCATCCGCAATGACCTCGTCGCATCCGCAGGCTGGCGCGGCTGGTAA
- a CDS encoding IS5 family transposase: MSVRNGGQFSFVDALMPQGKGAGRLERLSSLVKWYRFEKHLNRLRDDKSAGRPAYKPIVMFKALLLQSLYGLSDMELEEALCDRLSFKRFVGLALDETVPDHSTLCRFRNLLVSQALLDTLFAELDRQLDAAGLILRRGTMLDATVIETTAARPPEGRNRDFDAAISGMDRDDPTGRLKRAAPSDPDARFTLRKGKAGSAYGYKAHVGVDEGSGLIRRIVTTPANVNDTIVADRLIIGDEACVMADSAYHTHTREQTLKDKGIKPRLMRRPNRHHRALPPRLEQFNRLISRRRAAVETTFATLKHRMGLGLIRYRGLAKAEAQVLMAAIAFNMRRWVTMAT; the protein is encoded by the coding sequence ATGTCGGTTCGGAATGGTGGCCAGTTCAGTTTTGTGGATGCGCTGATGCCGCAAGGCAAGGGTGCCGGTCGTCTGGAGCGGCTGTCGTCGCTGGTGAAGTGGTATCGTTTCGAGAAGCATCTCAACCGTCTGCGTGACGACAAGAGCGCCGGCCGTCCGGCCTACAAGCCGATTGTGATGTTCAAGGCGCTTTTGCTGCAGTCGCTTTACGGATTGTCCGACATGGAACTTGAGGAAGCGCTGTGCGACCGGCTGTCGTTCAAGCGTTTCGTCGGCCTTGCGCTGGATGAGACGGTTCCCGATCATTCGACGCTTTGCCGCTTCCGCAACCTTTTGGTCAGCCAAGCGCTGCTCGACACGCTGTTTGCCGAACTCGACCGGCAACTGGATGCCGCCGGCCTGATCCTGCGGCGCGGCACGATGCTGGATGCGACCGTTATCGAAACGACGGCGGCAAGGCCGCCCGAAGGCCGCAATCGCGACTTCGATGCCGCGATCTCCGGCATGGACCGCGACGATCCTACCGGCCGGTTGAAGCGTGCGGCGCCGAGCGATCCGGATGCCCGCTTCACCCTGCGCAAGGGCAAGGCCGGTTCGGCCTATGGCTACAAGGCCCATGTCGGCGTCGATGAAGGTTCCGGCCTGATCCGCAGGATTGTCACCACGCCGGCCAATGTCAACGACACCATCGTCGCTGACCGCCTGATCATCGGCGACGAGGCCTGCGTGATGGCCGACAGCGCCTATCATACCCATACCCGCGAACAGACCTTGAAGGACAAGGGCATCAAGCCACGGCTGATGCGCCGGCCCAACCGTCACCATCGCGCTCTGCCGCCGCGGCTTGAACAGTTCAACCGGCTGATATCGCGGCGGCGGGCGGCCGTCGAGACGACGTTCGCCACGCTCAAGCATCGCATGGGTCTTGGCCTGATCCGCTATCGTGGCCTTGCCAAGGCGGAAGCGCAGGTGCTGATGGCCGCCATCGCCTTCAACATGCGCCGCTGGGTGACAATGGCCACCTGA
- the dapE gene encoding succinyl-diaminopimelate desuccinylase — protein MTAIDPVANLSALIRCPSVTPAEGGALTALEAMLKPLGFVTHRVTATEEGTPDIENLYARLGTGGPHLMFAGHTDVVPVGDESAWTHGPFSADIANGDMYGRGAVDMKGGIACFAAAVARYIEKNGAPDGSISFLITGDEEGPAINGTTKLLEWADAKGERWDACLVGEPTNPDHLGDMIKIGRRGSLSGTITVHGVQGHAAYPHLADSPVRGILSLTQALMDPPFDDGTDNFQPSNLEVTTIDVANTAVNVIPSKASASFNIRFNDTWEADSLKAEIIARLDRAATESPLRPGRPPVRYDLVWNERPSHVFLTRNNALIASLSGAVAAVTGREPKLSTTGGTSDARFIKDYCPVVEFGLVGQTMHMVDERVAVADLETLTQIYETFLSRWFGHAAD, from the coding sequence ATGACCGCTATCGATCCCGTCGCCAATCTTTCCGCCCTGATCCGCTGCCCGTCCGTGACCCCTGCCGAAGGCGGCGCGCTGACGGCCCTTGAAGCGATGCTGAAGCCGCTCGGCTTTGTCACCCACCGGGTGACGGCGACCGAGGAGGGCACGCCGGATATCGAAAATCTCTATGCCCGGCTTGGCACCGGTGGCCCGCACCTGATGTTTGCCGGCCATACCGATGTCGTTCCCGTTGGCGACGAGAGCGCCTGGACGCATGGGCCTTTTTCCGCCGATATCGCCAATGGCGACATGTATGGCCGCGGCGCCGTCGATATGAAGGGCGGCATTGCCTGCTTTGCCGCCGCCGTTGCCCGCTATATCGAGAAAAACGGCGCGCCTGATGGTTCCATTTCGTTCCTGATCACCGGCGACGAGGAGGGCCCGGCGATCAACGGTACGACCAAGCTGCTCGAATGGGCCGATGCCAAGGGCGAGCGCTGGGATGCCTGCCTGGTGGGCGAGCCGACCAATCCGGATCACCTCGGCGATATGATCAAGATCGGCCGGCGCGGCTCGCTATCGGGAACCATCACCGTGCACGGCGTCCAGGGCCATGCCGCCTACCCGCATCTGGCCGACAGCCCGGTGCGCGGTATTCTCTCCCTCACGCAAGCCCTGATGGACCCGCCCTTTGACGACGGCACCGATAATTTCCAGCCGTCCAATCTCGAAGTAACGACGATCGATGTGGCCAACACAGCTGTCAATGTCATCCCATCCAAGGCTTCGGCAAGCTTCAACATCCGCTTCAACGACACCTGGGAGGCCGACAGCCTCAAGGCCGAGATCATTGCGCGGCTGGACCGTGCCGCAACGGAAAGCCCGCTACGCCCCGGCCGCCCGCCGGTCCGCTACGATCTCGTCTGGAACGAACGCCCCAGCCACGTCTTCCTCACCCGCAACAATGCGCTGATCGCCTCGCTCTCCGGCGCCGTCGCGGCTGTGACCGGCCGCGAACCCAAACTATCGACCACCGGCGGCACGTCGGATGCGCGCTTCATCAAGGATTATTGCCCGGTCGTGGAGTTCGGCCTCGTCGGCCAGACCATGCACATGGTCGATGAACGCGTCGCCGTCGCCGATCTCGAGACCCTGACGCAGATCTACGAAACCTTCCTCAGCCGCTGGTTTGGCCATGCCGCAGATTGA
- the fmt gene encoding methionyl-tRNA formyltransferase → MPLRIIFMGTPEFSVPTLAGLASAGHKIVAVYTQPPRPGGRRGLDLQKSPVHQAAELLGIEVLTPVNFKDAADRQTFRDFDADVAVVVAYGLLLPEQILSGTRLGCYNGHASLLPRWRGAAPIQRAIMAGDHETGMMVMKMDKGLDTGDVALTKVVAIGSEMTAGELHDKLMLAGAGLMKDAMERLDGGDLPLTPQAEQGVLYAAKISKAETRIDFSKTATEVHNHIRGLSPFPGAWFELETGGKLERIKVLSSVVETAGGETGTALFDDLTIACGDGSVRLTRLQKAGGKVLNADDFRRGTPVPAGTRLS, encoded by the coding sequence ATGCCGCTTCGCATCATCTTCATGGGTACGCCGGAATTTTCGGTGCCGACATTGGCGGGCTTGGCTAGCGCCGGTCACAAGATCGTTGCCGTCTACACGCAGCCGCCGCGTCCCGGCGGCCGCCGTGGTCTCGATTTGCAGAAATCGCCGGTGCATCAGGCGGCCGAACTGCTGGGCATCGAGGTTCTGACGCCTGTAAATTTCAAGGATGCTGCGGATCGCCAGACTTTCCGGGATTTCGATGCCGATGTCGCCGTCGTCGTGGCCTATGGCCTGCTTTTGCCGGAACAGATTCTGAGCGGCACGCGGCTTGGCTGCTACAACGGCCATGCGTCGCTCCTGCCGCGCTGGCGTGGCGCAGCACCGATCCAGCGGGCGATCATGGCCGGTGACCATGAGACCGGCATGATGGTGATGAAGATGGACAAGGGGCTCGATACCGGCGACGTGGCGCTGACCAAGGTCGTCGCCATCGGTAGCGAGATGACGGCGGGCGAACTGCACGACAAGCTGATGCTGGCCGGTGCCGGGTTGATGAAGGACGCCATGGAGAGGCTCGATGGCGGCGACCTGCCGTTGACGCCACAGGCCGAACAGGGCGTTCTCTATGCGGCCAAGATCAGCAAGGCCGAGACGCGGATCGATTTCAGCAAGACGGCCACGGAAGTGCACAATCACATTCGCGGCCTGTCGCCTTTTCCGGGCGCCTGGTTCGAGCTTGAGACCGGTGGCAAGCTGGAGCGGATCAAGGTCCTCTCCTCAGTCGTCGAAACCGCCGGCGGCGAGACCGGAACGGCGCTGTTCGACGATCTGACGATTGCCTGCGGCGATGGCTCCGTGCGGCTGACCCGGCTGCAGAAGGCCGGCGGCAAGGTGCTGAATGCGGATGACTTCCGGCGCGGCACGCCCGTTCCTGCCGGTACAAGGCTGTCCTGA
- the truA gene encoding tRNA pseudouridine(38-40) synthase TruA: MPRFRMTIEYDGSNYVGWQRQDNGPSVQGAVEKAILALTREPALIRGAGRTDSGVHARGQVAHVDLSRDWKPETLRNALNAYLGQAGQQVSIIEAADVPDDFDARFSALRRHYLYRIISRPSPLALEAKRAWWVSKKLNHEAMHAAAQTLVGYHDFTTFRSTHCQANSPWRTLDRLDVTRNEDVIEIRATAQSFLHNQIRSFAGTLKMVGDGRWTPEDVRAALEARDRKACGPVAPPEGLYFMQVDY; encoded by the coding sequence ATGCCGCGTTTTCGCATGACGATCGAATATGACGGCTCCAATTATGTCGGCTGGCAGCGGCAGGACAATGGTCCTTCCGTGCAGGGTGCGGTCGAAAAGGCCATTCTGGCGCTGACCCGCGAGCCCGCTTTGATCCGCGGCGCAGGGCGCACCGATTCCGGCGTGCATGCCCGTGGCCAGGTGGCGCATGTGGATCTTTCGCGCGACTGGAAGCCGGAGACGTTGCGCAATGCACTGAACGCCTATTTGGGCCAAGCCGGACAACAGGTGTCGATCATCGAGGCGGCGGATGTGCCGGATGATTTCGATGCCCGCTTTTCCGCGCTGCGGCGGCATTATCTCTATCGCATCATTTCGCGGCCATCGCCTTTGGCTTTAGAGGCCAAGCGCGCATGGTGGGTATCGAAAAAGCTCAATCACGAGGCCATGCACGCGGCCGCCCAGACCTTGGTCGGCTATCATGATTTCACCACGTTCCGCTCCACGCATTGCCAGGCCAACAGCCCGTGGCGGACGCTCGACCGGCTGGATGTGACACGCAATGAAGATGTCATCGAGATCCGGGCGACGGCGCAGAGTTTCCTGCACAACCAGATCCGCTCGTTTGCCGGTACGCTGAAAATGGTGGGTGACGGGCGCTGGACGCCGGAGGACGTGCGCGCAGCGCTGGAGGCGAGAGACCGCAAGGCCTGCGGCCCCGTCGCGCCGCCGGAGGGGCTTTATTTCATGCAGGTCGATTACTAG
- a CDS encoding AraC family transcriptional regulator, producing MDNQTERFGEIAAIISRHTSGSGMFPTAIENLRLGRQTAPTNPVHLAHRPAFALIAQGQKTVTLGQDVYHYGAGDCVVVSFDLPVVSRVSVASPQAPHLGLGMVINPDRLREVLQRIAVPPVAATADGMRGLAVHRASPALVDATLRYLRLLDTPSDIAGVAPLVEQEILYRLLTGPYGPRLIQIATVDSPGNRVAKAIAWLREHYVRPLRIEDLAEHCGMSVSSLHHHFKSVAAMTPMQYQKQLRLYEARRLMLVENMDAGMAGHTVGYQSPSQFGLEYTRFYGQPPLRDVATLRTQVAAE from the coding sequence ATGGACAATCAAACAGAACGTTTCGGTGAAATCGCTGCAATCATTTCGCGCCATACCTCGGGCTCGGGCATGTTTCCGACCGCGATCGAAAATCTGCGGCTCGGGCGCCAGACTGCGCCGACCAATCCCGTGCATCTCGCGCATCGCCCGGCCTTCGCTCTGATTGCCCAAGGCCAGAAAACCGTCACGCTTGGCCAGGATGTCTATCATTACGGGGCTGGCGATTGTGTTGTCGTGTCGTTCGATCTGCCGGTTGTCTCCAGGGTCAGTGTCGCCAGTCCGCAGGCGCCGCATCTGGGGCTGGGCATGGTGATCAATCCCGACCGGTTGCGCGAGGTTCTGCAACGCATCGCCGTTCCCCCGGTCGCGGCAACGGCCGATGGCATGCGCGGCCTTGCCGTGCACCGGGCCTCGCCCGCCCTGGTGGATGCGACGCTCAGATACCTCAGGCTCCTTGATACTCCAAGCGACATTGCAGGGGTGGCGCCTCTCGTCGAGCAGGAAATTCTCTATCGTCTCCTGACGGGGCCTTACGGACCACGGTTGATCCAGATTGCCACGGTAGACAGCCCCGGAAACCGCGTCGCCAAGGCGATTGCGTGGCTGCGCGAACACTATGTCCGGCCGCTGCGGATCGAGGATCTGGCCGAACATTGCGGCATGAGCGTTTCGTCGCTGCACCATCATTTCAAGTCGGTCGCGGCGATGACACCGATGCAGTATCAGAAGCAGCTGCGGCTCTATGAGGCGCGCCGCCTGATGCTGGTGGAAAACATGGATGCCGGAATGGCCGGGCATACGGTCGGCTACCAGAGCCCGTCGCAGTTCGGGCTGGAATATACCCGTTTTTACGGTCAGCCGCCGCTGCGCGATGTCGCGACGCTGCGAACCCAGGTTGCTGCCGAATAA
- the greA gene encoding transcription elongation factor GreA, giving the protein MSVAFAKDDSAETAAETHLPERPVSQHPNRVTEAGLRALELQLQQARAACDAASTIEDINERRRQMANPLRDARYFAARVHTAEVVPAPVSNASVSFGSTVTFSRIDGRVQTYRIVGEDEADPKAGSISYVSPVARLLTGKAVGDVAGSGDQELEIIAIA; this is encoded by the coding sequence TTGAGTGTTGCCTTTGCCAAGGACGACAGTGCTGAGACGGCTGCGGAAACCCATCTGCCGGAGCGGCCGGTTTCGCAGCATCCGAACCGGGTGACGGAGGCCGGATTGAGGGCGCTGGAATTGCAGCTTCAACAGGCGCGCGCGGCCTGCGATGCTGCAAGCACGATCGAGGATATCAATGAGCGGCGGCGGCAGATGGCAAATCCGTTGCGCGATGCACGCTATTTTGCAGCAAGGGTTCACACGGCCGAGGTGGTGCCTGCACCTGTGTCGAATGCCAGCGTCTCCTTCGGCAGTACGGTGACCTTCAGCCGCATTGACGGACGCGTCCAGACGTACCGCATCGTCGGCGAGGACGAGGCGGATCCGAAGGCGGGATCGATTTCCTATGTTTCGCCGGTCGCCCGGCTCTTGACCGGCAAGGCCGTCGGCGATGTCGCCGGCAGCGGCGATCAGGAGCTTGAGATCATCGCCATCGCATAG
- a CDS encoding type II toxin-antitoxin system VapC family toxin has product MIVLDTNIISELVKSSPDKNVTTWFRRQAELDLYLNAIVVMEQSYGAERFYQRTGSERYIRSLENSLAVQFRGRVLEFNEATSIFAGRLSAKRESVGRPISVQDAMIAAICLSHDATLATRNTKDFEGLDLKLVNPFEGA; this is encoded by the coding sequence ATGATCGTCCTCGACACCAATATCATTTCGGAGCTTGTAAAATCATCCCCGGATAAGAACGTTACAACATGGTTTCGCAGGCAAGCTGAATTGGACTTGTATCTCAACGCCATCGTCGTCATGGAGCAATCCTATGGCGCGGAACGGTTTTATCAGCGTACGGGTTCTGAAAGGTATATCCGCTCGCTTGAGAATTCGCTCGCGGTTCAGTTTCGGGGGCGGGTGCTCGAGTTCAACGAGGCAACGTCGATATTTGCCGGCAGGCTCAGTGCAAAGCGTGAAAGTGTCGGCCGGCCCATCTCCGTTCAAGACGCCATGATCGCCGCCATCTGCCTGTCGCATGATGCGACGCTGGCGACGCGCAATACAAAAGACTTCGAGGGGCTTGATTTGAAGCTCGTAAACCCGTTTGAAGGGGCCTGA
- a CDS encoding FitA-like ribbon-helix-helix domain-containing protein yields MGDLLIRNISDALKRDIAAAADRTGRSLSDEAKELLRRGLIAKSDIKPLDEQPAYDVLRAAFGADEGLGDDFSAVLDEIEAERKRDFGRPAMEFE; encoded by the coding sequence ATGGGTGATCTGCTGATCCGAAATATTTCCGATGCTTTGAAGCGCGATATCGCTGCTGCGGCTGACCGCACCGGGCGTAGTCTTTCCGATGAGGCGAAAGAGCTTTTACGCCGGGGCTTGATTGCCAAGAGCGATATCAAGCCTTTGGATGAGCAACCGGCCTATGATGTTCTGCGCGCCGCGTTTGGAGCGGATGAAGGCTTGGGTGACGATTTTTCTGCTGTTCTGGATGAAATCGAGGCGGAACGGAAGAGGGATTTTGGCCGTCCGGCCATGGAGTTCGAATGA